A genomic segment from Leptolyngbya boryana PCC 6306 encodes:
- a CDS encoding Lrp/AsnC family transcriptional regulator, which translates to MSDEPASQGVEGAQSNLDELDIEIVQLLHKDGRMPFTEIAKQLGVSEATIRNRVQRLTNSGAITIQAYLNPNKLGFRSIALIELKMVNLERAQAIASELVEQDSVSYVAFVAGSYDLFVEVTYDTNEGLLDFLTALRAKPGIINCETATVLKLLKTQYSFQIRSTKSSSFSS; encoded by the coding sequence ATGTCTGATGAACCCGCATCTCAAGGAGTCGAAGGCGCTCAGTCCAACTTAGATGAGTTGGACATTGAGATTGTTCAACTCCTGCACAAAGATGGGCGGATGCCGTTTACGGAAATTGCGAAGCAGCTAGGTGTGTCAGAAGCCACGATCCGCAATCGGGTTCAGCGTTTGACAAATTCTGGCGCAATTACGATTCAGGCTTACTTGAACCCGAATAAGCTAGGATTCCGCAGCATTGCGCTGATTGAATTGAAAATGGTTAATTTAGAGCGAGCACAAGCGATCGCCTCTGAGTTAGTCGAGCAAGATTCAGTGAGCTATGTTGCGTTTGTCGCAGGAAGCTATGATCTATTTGTAGAAGTTACTTACGATACGAATGAAGGATTGCTTGACTTTCTAACCGCGTTAAGAGCAAAACCTGGCATCATTAATTGTGAAACAGCCACAGTTCTGAAGCTACTGAAAACTCAGTATTCATTTCAGATACGATCGACGAAGAGTTCTAGCTTTTCATCTTAA